The Portunus trituberculatus isolate SZX2019 chromosome 7, ASM1759143v1, whole genome shotgun sequence genome contains the following window.
GCCTTCGTATCActaaaggagaggggaggagaggggaagaaggtaaggaagaaaaagaaatgttatgAAGATATAAGcgcatttcttccttcatttgttactccttcacattttttttttctttttcatttattttcattcagtcaatttttttttttttttactttttttttattaatctgagtgtaattatttccatatttacaaacattttcctttaatttgaTCATCCCAGTATTGGTGTCTAGTTTGTCAAATATTTTGGAGACGTTCCAATATTTTCAAAGGTTCCGGCACAGTGACAGGGTGAGACTGACATGTGCTTCCCAGACTCTCCCTGAGCGAGTACCACTGTGAGGTGTGGTACAATCCTGCGTACCACCTGCCAGCTGGTTCCAGAAAGCCTCCATTGCAGCAAGTACCAGTGTATTCACCCGtggaacacacaaatgaactaacaacaaggaacacaactcagtGTAATGCCAGGGATCCACCtgtttcctctccaccacctgATACATTCCACACTGTCTGTCTTGTGTCAGCCAATAAATATCCACCTGAGAAATTAATTGATTGAATCTATCTAAAAATCGCAGCACCACCTGGAAACCTTCGCGCACCACTAGCAGTACACCTGCCACAGTCTGGGAACCACTGACCCACAGGACCTTCACATGTAagtcaccacggtcgtctgctggtcacccaacgtgtgtgtgtgtgtgtgtgtgtgtgtgtgtgtgtgtgtgtgtttgatctgctgcagtctctgacaagacagccagacattaccctacggaacgagctctttCTTACTTCGTTTTGTTGCGAGAATATggagtgaaaggagacacaccaaatatctccacccgtcctctggcttgtgaagccagaggaccggtgtgtgtgtgtgtgtgtgtcgagctTGTCTTTCTTACTTCGTTTTGTTGCGAGAATATGGAGAGCGTCACGAAGACGAGAAGTTGTGAATGAAGTGTGTTCCTtaagtgtgtgtggatatttagGTAAACATTGGTTGTATACAGTGTTATCaatagtatgaaaaaaaaaaaaaccgacctCCATGCCTTAACAAACAAAGCAGCGACCTCAATGCtgtaacaaacaaaacagcgaCTTTCATATCGTAACAAACAAAAGTGAGGTGTTTTCTGTCTCTTAGGTGCTTCAGAACTCATTCCTTTCCCTGGTTTTCTTTGGGGTTTCTCTTCCTGTGTCTCGTGTCCTTCCTTGGTGTCATTCTTGTCCAACTCCAGCAACAACCTTTCATGTTCCCACATCTAGTGATTCACGCTATTTGCCAGCCTTGTTGGCTACTTTCCCCACACTCTTGTTCATGCTCTCCATAGACCATGTTGTCTGGCTGATGGAAACCTTCTTGTCCCTGAGAACGTTTCTTTCTCTTGGGTCTCGTCCTCAGCTACTGTGTCATCAGTGCTCAGgcgttccttctcttccacttctcgcGTCAGTTAGTACATGCCATTCTTACCGAGTTCCTCTCACCATCAGTTGTTTTTCCCTGGCCGAGCTCCTCGGTAATGGTGGCACACTTTCCCTGCAGGTCTTTTTGCTGCTTGCCAGTGGTCAGTGCAGTCCCGTACACGGCTCACTCGTGGTACTGAGGAATTTCAACCTTCCCTTCTTGTGCTTCTTTGTAAGCCTTCTTTAGAAGAGAGAGTTCTTGCTTCAtcaacttcctttcttcctcaagCTCCGTGTACATTTGTTGGACCTGTGAtgttactttcttctctctcggcCTTGGACTGAAGAGATTCAACATGTTTCATCGTCTCTGTCGTCATGTGCCAATCTTCCCTCATGACCCTGACGGCGTTGACAACCTGGAGGTCAGCCTCCGCCGTCTGTGTCATGTCATTTATCAAGCTTGCCTTTTCTTCCCAAGCTTGTTCGTAATTCTTCTTAACAGTATAGCCAGGTCTTCCAGTATCGCATTCCTGTCTTCCATCACTATTCTATACAGTTCTTCGGCCTCCATTGAAGCCCGGGGCCTTTCCTTGCCAGCAGCAGTCTTTGACAGAAGAGATTGGACAGGGTGtttcccccccccctttttttcctggcctatagctcctgtaggtaacttgaagagtattggaagcgctgttaagcttccatccattagtggcgcaggcaattttgtttatagtggtgggcatattagggcccatatcaccactcaagcgcatcttgggcgtaaccacctagaacctgggtatcatggtgacatgtagctaactttaaaccactccacaaatggcaaagtttcaagtcCGTACTTGGTGGAATTCGAACcaacgcatggacgtctgcccgatcccaccaccaccaccaccttatccactacgccacctacCACCTGCAACATTCTTCTCTTATGGCCATGACCACTGAAAACTGTCTGGCTGAGAGtacaaagcatttcagaagaTTATAGAATatttaggaagaaaatatacaatgaTAAATGTGCCATGATCTAAGATTAGTTAAATGTATTATAGAATCGACGATAAATTTAGATACAGAAAactgaaggaggaatggaagcgCAATGGTAAGTATTAAGGATTGAAGAGACTAATAATTTGATTTTAAGGGAATGGGCGCCAAGAATGGAACGGAACGGTAGGCAGAGTGAAAGCTGGAATAGCGGAACGGAATGAATCTTGAATAGGTATACCTCAGGAAGCTATTAAATTACCTTTGTTGTGCTGTTTATATACAACTATAAATTTATTTAATAGAAATTAGTCATTAGACATTAGATCAGAAGAAACATATGGAGGATGATGAAATAACGGGGAGGAACGGAACGGAACAGAATATAAAGAATGCAACAAAAATGCAATATAAAGAATAAGTAATGATAAGAAATAGCGCGTTATATCTTTGatgatagaaaaaagtaaagaagaaaggtgaaATACAGGGAAAGCGTTAGGTAGCACTATTATAAAGGCGGCgaactaaaagaaaattatgaacaaTGAAAGAAtatgcacgtacacacacgcacaaaagtaaaaaatatagaaatcaaATACACTCACATGACACCCAATGATAAGATGATACATAAACACatcaagaaacaagaagaataaactAGATTACCATTGAGAAAAGAGAGCGCATTTAACACTaagaaagaaactaaataaaacaaaaccgaaaagaagacaaactcATATTAAAACGAAACATGATATTTTTTGCGACAATAAAATCAATATAAtgtaataaataagagaaagagaaggaaagtagtaAATGTAGCACCGTTAGAAAGGCGGATATCTTGGACACGAGGAACGGAACGGACCAGCACggcgaggaagggagagggtggcCGCTAGATTACCTTTTTATACTGAACCATGGCCAATTTAGCAGTTCAAGACCTCAAAACGCtggtatgtgcgtgtgtgcgtgcatgtacgtgcgtgtgtaggGCGTGTACGTGAATAGAGTGCGTGGGAAGAgctatgtgtacgtgtgtgtgtgacagctggtgtgtgtgtgtgttttgttgtcaccggcgtttttttcccctttattttgtgcgtgtgtggtttgtttttctgtgtgtgtatgaaataaTGGCTTTGTGATCTTTAATGGatggggttttttttatttattgtttaggtTGAGTTGTGTGAATGTAACGTAACTTTGCGTAATGTAGTCCAGCCTCGCCCAGCCCTCAGGTGACGCGccctcctgcttccttcctctatttcttccacTAAGTCTTCTCTGTCTACCTTTGCCGTGACGGTTTACTGATGCAATGTTGCCAGTTGTGTCTATTTTGCctaatttgtgtatttttcttcacctaacctaaattaCACTGAACACTTTCCTAACCTAAAGCTGCATCCTTGTTTTGATTTGTGTTGGATAGCATTCGCCAGCCTCAAGGGGGGTGGGGTGGTGGGTGTCTTCTCTGTGCCTCCCTGCCTCTGCCTCCCTTGCAGAGGTGCAGGGGACATGAGCAAAATTAGGAGCAGTAGCCATGATAGAACCAAAGATGATTGACTCAAGCTTGATAGATTTAGGTTTTAAGGAGTTGGAAAGTAAGTGTGCCTGTAACTGAGTGGTTATGAATGGAACACACTCAGTAATTAGATTGTTAGTGTTGAGACAGTAGGGAGCTTTGAAAGATTAGACAAAAATATGGATGTGGATGGTGGGTGGAAATTGGCAGGCATGTTCACACAGTGACTGCCATGTGTTGGTCTGGCAGCCTCTTGAACCTTGCCTCATTTTGTTATGTTCTTATGGGCATTGGTGGGTGACATTTCAACCATCACCctccaaacctaacccaacccagaaACAACACCCCCTAATgttccctcccctcccgtccctccctcaggACATCACCAAGCTGACGGCACTGTCCCCGGAGGTGATCAGTCGGCAGGCCACCATCAACATTGGCACCATCGGCCACGTGGCACATGGCAAGTCCACCGTGGTGAAGGCCATCTCAGGTGTCCAGACCGTCAGATTCAAGAATGAACTGGAGAGGAACATCACCATTAAGCTCGGTGaggagagttaggttaggttagaatatcAACCCATggcagggagaaaagagagagagaggtctcacattaggttaggtatatgtcatttttctctctctctctctctctctctctctctctctttttccctattATTCATAAGacattagaaaaaaacagaagataaaacaaTTGAGattatggaaggaagagaaatttgtttacattttctgcATTGGTGCacagaggaggtaaagaaagacCTTGATAAACTTGAAGACCGCCACTCACCACTGAAAGACTTGAAGACCGCCACTCACCACTGAAAGACTTGAAGGCCGCCACTCACCACTGATAGACTTGAAGACCGCCACTCACCACTGATAGACTTGAAGACCGCCACTCACCACTGATAGACTTGAAGACCGCCACTCACCACTGATAGACTTGAAGACTGCCACTCACCACTGATAGACTTGAAGACCGCCACTCACCAGTGATAGACTTGAAGACCGCCACTCACCACTGATAGACTTGAAGACCGCCACTCACCACTGATAGACTTGAAGACCGCCACTCACCACTGAAAGACTTGAAGACCGCCACTCACCACTGATAGACTTGAAGACCGCCACTCACCACTGATAGACTTGAAGACCGCCACTCACCACtgatagattagattagattagatttattgaccacaaaataGTTACAACTTCTTGTATAAACAATACATTCCAATGGTCCACAAAATAATATTCTGGTCACATTTGTATTTAGTATTTCGCTTTTCTACACATGCGCACATCAAGATTCTTAATAATTTCTTAATCATTAAATACTAATTAATCTCCCAGCTAAACTTTGGTTAGTGAAATTCTAACTCGACTCTAAAAGtactaaaattaatataaaacattaataaaagataacacAGACATGTttgaaatagaaagtaaaaaattaacaaCTATAAGctgaaaattacaataaaactgACGGTAAGAATAGtacttaaacaaacaaacaaaaattagcATACGAAATATTAAAACCAACATAAAATTTACACGAATAAAACTGgagcaaaaaaatagataaaactacAAGAACTCAAGTtagtaaaaaattaacaaactaTAAGCTAAAGATTACAAGAAAACTGACGATAAGAATAGTACTtaaaaccaacaacaaagagcatacaaaatattaaaaccgacacaaaaataaacgaataaaacagaagcaaaaagtagataaaactaCAAGAACTCAGCAAGAATGCGGTGAGCAATAGAGCATACACTGATAAAATCTTGCCTCTCTAGCATCAAATTTTTAAAAGATATCAAATTGAATTGTTGGCGTATATGCAATGTTCTTTGACAGTCAGCTACTACATGTTGCTCAGTTTGAATATTTCCACAAGAGCACAAGCGTTCTTCTAATGGCAAGCGACTTGAAGACCGCCACTCACCACTGATAGACTTGAagaccaccactcaccactgatAGACTTGAAGACCGCCACTCACCACTGATAGACTTGAagaccaccactcaccactgatAGACTTGAAGACTGCCACTCACCACTGATAGACTTGAAGACCGCCACTCACCATTGATAGACTTGAAGACCGCCACTCACCACTGAAAGACTTGAAGACCGCCACTCACCACTGAAAGACTTGAaggccgccacacaccactgatAGACTTGAAGGCCGCCACTCACCACTGATAGACTTGAAGACCGCCACTCACCACTGATAGACTTGAAGACCGCCACTCACCACCAAAAAGTGAAGAGTCAAAACATGGACACTCACTGCTCTTGTTTTATTGATgtactttgctttatttttatttttatttgtgtttttttaatgtaagatggAGAAAGGTGATCTAACAAACAAAATACATACCACCACtaatcctcccctctcccccccatcCCCCCAGGGTACGCCAACGCCAAGGTGTACAAATGTGACAACCCTAAGTGTCCCCGGCCGGCCTGCTTCACCTCCGCCAGCTCACACAAGGAGGACGCAATTCAGTGCGCCCGATCCAACTGCTCCGGGAAGTAAgtgtcatttatttgtttattttttctatttatttattcattattattattattattttatttatttatttatttattttttattatttttttttgtgtgtgtgtgtgtgtagaatatgGGAAggtggccaaggacaacaaaaaatataaagaaaaggcccacttgaatgccagttccctaaaagattaagagagatggtagtagtagtagtggtggtggtggtggtggtagtggtagtagtagtaggtaaagagagagaataaaagcaaaaatttgataaaaagaaaacaaccacaagaacaataaagaaataaaaagtgaaataaagaaaaccaaacctaaccataagaaattaaaacaagaaaaacacaaatagataaTTAGCCAAACTCAaattgccagtttttctcgcccctccagctgctaactctgtacaagggccttgtcTGTCCTTGTTTGGAGTGCTCTTCGTTTGTTTggggaggttccactcacacaattttattagacagggtggaatcaaaagctcttcatcttatcaactcccctcctctgactgtcttcagccactttatcactgctgaaatgttgtctctatatcttttatcgctattttcatgctaactgttctactgatcttgataactgcatgcctcctctcctcccccaccctcgctgcataaggctttcttcttcctctcatccctattctgtccaactctctaatgcaagagttaaccaacactctcaatcattcattcctttctctggtaaacttaggaactccctgcctgcttctgtatttccatcttacaacttgacttcttttaagagggaggtttcaacacaTTTGGCCCTGGATTTTGGATAACACACTtgacctttaagggaactgacaacctagtatggtttttttttttttttttatatacagttGCCCGTcctgcataaagaaaaaaaaaaacatcaccaccagttCTCACCAAGCCTAATCCGCTCCACAGGTTCCGTTTGGTCCGCCATGTGTCCTTTGTGGACTGTCCCGGCCACGACATCCTTATGGCCACCATGCTGAACGGTGCCGCAGTGATGGATGCTGCACTGCTGCTCAttggtgggtggaggagggggaggggaaggtgtgtgtgtgtgtgtgtaagaaaaagagagagagtgagtgagtgagggagagagaaaaagagaaggattatGTTTGggtgaattagagagagagaagcaatgtgtatgtgtgtgtatgtgtttgagtgaaggagaagagaaagaaagggaaagaataattgtgaatgaggaagagagaagggaaagggaaggaaggaatgtgtgtgtgtgtgtgtgtgtgtgtgagagagagagagagagagagaggaagttgttGGGGTTTTCAAAGGATGTTTTTGTGGCTCTAGTCATAATTTGAACCTTGTACAattgaaacacccttaaacatccACTaggaccacaaaaacacccttaaaaactccaaCACACTGTAGAACCTCATGAAATTAGAATGCAataaacaattctctctctctctctctctctctctctctctctctctctctctctctctctctctctctctctctctctctctctctctctctctctctctctctctctctctctctctctttctttctctctttctttctctatctctcttcttctttatttttttttatttttctcttctcttctctcttttctttcctctttcctttctcattttctcttattttctgtctattctttccctctctctcctctctattctctccctctcccccacagcTGCGAACGAGACCTGTCCACAGCCACAGACCTCGGAGCATCTGGCCGCCATTGAGATCATGAAGCTCAAGCACATTCTCATCCTGCAGAACAAGATTGACCTTTGTCGCGAGTCTCAGCTCAGGGAACAGTACGACCAGATCCTGCGCTTCATTCAaggtttgtgcgtgtgtgtgtgatgtcctATTATCTAGATACTATTtatccctcccccccacacacacactcaccgtacaccccccccacccccacacagGCACAGTAGCGGAGGGAGCCCCAGTTATCCCCATTTCTGCACAATTGAAGCTAAACATCGATGTGGTGTGCGAATACATCACCAAGAAGATCCCAATCCCTGAACGCGACTTTCTCAGCCAGCCAAGACTCATTGTTATCCGCTCCTTCGACGTCAACAAGCCTGGATGTGAGGTGGAGGATTTGAAAGGCGGAGTGGCTGGTGGTTCTATTCTGCGTGGAGTTCTCAAGGTTAGTGGAGCAGTGGTTGTAGACTTAAGTGTGGTTTTTGTAAGGTTTGGGGGGGTTCTTAAgctttgtggtagtggtggtgaactTGAAGATGGAGTGGCTAGTGGTTCTATCCTACGTGGAGTTCTTAAGGttagtggagtggtggtggtggtgatgtggacttggtgtgtttttttgttatgttagcTAATGTTTTGGGATTCTTAagctcggtggtggtggtggtggtggtgaaggtggaatGGCTAGTGGTTCTATCATATGTGGGGTTCTGAATGTCAgtggagcagtggtggtggtgatgtggactTCAATGATTGTGGGGTTCTTaaggtcagtggtggtggtggtggaggatttGAAGGTGGAATGGCTAGTGGTTCTATCTTATGTGGGGTTCTGAAGGTTATTCATTGTTTATCTTTACATTCCTTAGTCTTATCAAACATTGTCAAAGTAGAAGTGACAAGATCTAGTGTTTGAGGTTGGAAAGAAATATTTAACAAGTTTTTAAATCAATTTATTTGATtcaaatttattttttctatttaaatattttttgtcctaatttttcttgttgccaccaatgttaaccccttcagtactgggacacatttttaccttgtgatttgtgtacaatttaaccattttattgacatcagaaagggtctgtggaggtcagaagattggacccagagttttcactattttaatccatgacatgagtttctgaagctgtataaaatcaccaaatagtcaccagaatgaatattatggaaaagtgtcatggtacagaaggggttaaatgaaatCATGGCTTAGTGtatcacctgagagagagagagagagagagagagagagagagagagagcactaactAAACTCTCCACCCTCCACAGATTGGCCAGGAGATTGAGGTGCGGCCCGGAATCATGTCGAGAGACGCAGAGTGTGGCCTTGTGGTGTGCAAACCCATCAGGTCGCGCATCATCTCACTCTTCGCCGAGACCAACGAGCTCCAGTTTGCCGTGCCAGGAGGACTTATAGGTCTGTCTGGGggctgggtgggtgtgtggagggctgggagaggcaggggaCGGCTAGGGGtggatcatgtgtgtgtgtttgtgtggatggtaccattaatgtgtgtgtgagtggttgggtgtgtttttggggctAGTTTGGTGTATAGGGCTCTGTTTCGAgggctaggtgtgtgtgtgtgttggagggacATTAGGGGTTTAGTCATAGCATAgtagaatttgtgtgtgtgtgtgtgtgtgtgtgcttgctcattcattcatttatttattatttgatcTGGTTCAGTTCTGGTGTGTCCTGGCATGTCTGAGGTTGCCCTGTGTATAATAATAACATGTCCAGTTTGCTTGTGTACTCAGCCTGCCATTTGTTTAGAAGACTCACtagtacttttttat
Protein-coding sequences here:
- the LOC123498563 gene encoding eukaryotic translation initiation factor 2 subunit 3, X-linked-like → MANLAVQDLKTLDITKLTALSPEVISRQATINIGTIGHVAHGKSTVVKAISGVQTVRFKNELERNITIKLGYANAKVYKCDNPKCPRPACFTSASSHKEDAIQCARSNCSGKFRLVRHVSFVDCPGHDILMATMLNGAAVMDAALLLIAANETCPQPQTSEHLAAIEIMKLKHILILQNKIDLCRESQLREQYDQILRFIQGTVAEGAPVIPISAQLKLNIDVVCEYITKKIPIPERDFLSQPRLIVIRSFDVNKPGCEVEDLKGGVAGGSILRGVLKIGQEIEVRPGIMSRDAECGLVVCKPIRSRIISLFAETNELQFAVPGGLIGVGTKIDPTLCRADRMVGQVLGAVGSLPEIFTELEISYFLLRRLLGVRTEGDKKGARVQKLAKHEMLMVNIGSLSTGGRVLAVKADLAKITLTQPVCTEEGENIALSRRIDKHWRLIGWGQIRRGVTIKPE